A window of the Nocardia sp. NBC_01329 genome harbors these coding sequences:
- a CDS encoding family 1 glycosylhydrolase — MSPVNRRRFLTTSAVAAGAVALGAGRAAARPAPPVEIAPLGPDFLWGVASSGFQSEGRAPDSNWTRYIAAGKTEDPYRDSVDFYSRYRSDIALAERLGVRSYRIGIEWARVQPRPDDWDEEGFGFYDRVIETIRAAGMRPMLTLDHWVYPGWQADLGGWRRAGMVDDWLANARKVVDRYARHDPLWITFNEPAAYLMNEVRHGGIGVTDIPAMQDRMAAAHNAVYDHIHRVRPGAMVSSNVAYIPAAEDAVNGAFLARVGAKLDFIGIDYYYGFSPAGVLAQLPDPSKLWTLSLQAEGIYYALDHYAKRFPGTPLYIVENGMPTENGKPRADGYTRADLLRDTVYWLQRAAADGMNVMGYNYWSLTDNYEWGSYTPRFGLYTVDVLSDPALTRRPTDAVAAYTAITGGGGVPSDYRPTRGPAACSIVDGLTSCIDQVIVPR; from the coding sequence ATGAGCCCGGTGAACCGCCGCCGATTTCTGACCACCAGCGCGGTAGCAGCCGGTGCTGTCGCACTCGGGGCGGGCCGCGCCGCCGCCCGCCCCGCTCCCCCGGTCGAGATCGCTCCGCTCGGACCCGACTTCTTGTGGGGTGTCGCATCCTCGGGCTTCCAGTCCGAAGGCCGTGCGCCGGACAGCAACTGGACCCGCTATATCGCGGCGGGGAAAACCGAGGACCCCTATCGCGATTCCGTCGACTTCTACTCCCGCTACCGATCCGATATCGCGCTGGCCGAGCGTCTCGGGGTCCGCTCCTACCGGATCGGAATCGAATGGGCACGGGTGCAGCCGCGGCCGGATGACTGGGACGAGGAGGGGTTCGGGTTCTACGACCGGGTCATCGAGACTATCCGCGCCGCGGGTATGCGCCCGATGCTGACCCTGGACCACTGGGTGTACCCGGGCTGGCAGGCAGATCTGGGTGGCTGGCGGCGCGCCGGAATGGTCGACGACTGGCTTGCCAACGCCCGGAAGGTGGTCGATCGATACGCCCGGCACGATCCGCTGTGGATCACCTTCAACGAGCCCGCGGCCTATCTGATGAACGAAGTGCGCCACGGCGGAATCGGAGTGACCGATATACCCGCGATGCAGGATCGGATGGCTGCTGCACACAACGCGGTCTACGACCATATCCACCGGGTCCGGCCGGGTGCGATGGTCAGCAGCAACGTCGCCTACATCCCCGCGGCCGAGGACGCGGTGAACGGGGCGTTCCTCGCGCGGGTCGGCGCGAAGCTCGACTTCATCGGGATCGACTACTACTACGGGTTCTCCCCCGCCGGTGTGCTCGCTCAGCTACCCGACCCGAGCAAGCTGTGGACGCTGTCGTTGCAGGCAGAAGGTATCTACTACGCGCTCGACCACTACGCGAAGCGGTTCCCGGGCACACCTCTTTATATTGTCGAGAACGGTATGCCCACCGAGAACGGGAAACCGCGCGCCGATGGCTACACCCGCGCCGACCTCCTGCGCGATACCGTGTATTGGCTGCAGCGCGCGGCGGCCGACGGGATGAATGTGATGGGCTACAACTACTGGAGTCTCACCGATAACTACGAATGGGGTTCCTATACACCGCGATTCGGGCTCTATACCGTCGATGTCCTGAGCGATCCCGCGCTCACCCGTCGTCCCACCGACGCGGTGGCGGCCTATACCGCGATCACCGGCGGTGGCGGAGTTCCGAGTGATTACCGGCCGACCCGAGGGCCTGCGGCCTGCTCGATCGTCGACGGGCTGACCAGCTGCATCGATCAGGTCATCGTGCCGCGTTGA
- a CDS encoding FAD-linked oxidase C-terminal domain-containing protein yields MNASAQRELRRAFDPRGILNPGVAL; encoded by the coding sequence GTGAACGCATCGGCCCAGCGTGAGCTGCGGCGCGCGTTCGACCCGCGCGGGATCCTGAATCCCGGCGTGGCGTTGTGA